The following are encoded together in the Oncorhynchus kisutch isolate 150728-3 linkage group LG8, Okis_V2, whole genome shotgun sequence genome:
- the si:dkey-13n15.2 gene encoding protein transport protein Sec24C isoform X2, whose amino-acid sequence MDIPAANQSYGYGGQPGVCHNGWSATTPPTGLGCSAAQGLSSDPLPSLQGLNLGPASHQSPSNNIPQSMAQLQYSHQGCLSRLPTPPFRNQSPSALIPCLNQEPHIPHVHMGNYISYNIPPPSTLLPLKQGPPASGTIPSSNQGPQNTVSPPVSSSPPYPPYPYANQGFVNGPPLMLTSPNQGFVKGPPLMLTSPNQGFVNGPPLMLTSPNQGFVNGPPVTLTSPNQGFVKGPPVTLTSPNQGFVKGPRVTLTSPNQGFVNGPAVTLTSPNQGFVKGPPVMLTSPNQGPPNSSFSSMSPCGRQSQQCSHPYPPQLTSPVQQQPQWALPQQHYSHSGVMYKPGATSHPVQEGTTMQPSCPSLGDSGVSGPSSPISESRYGLHPQLLPSAVRMMEEDRTAWEGKVFVSEPISSLPPLATTDCVMEDRGNCSPRFILSTSYCIPCEGQTALQSHLPLGALVSPLAKLHTGERPLSVCMEADTVKGCGECGAYMCSAMGWQDCGQRFYCPFCGKLCEVGWQHYQPTQGVEGNRVDREQRPELSLGSYEILDSQQDVPAAVLLLAVDVSAAALRGGHLELISQQLRSLLTSLNREEGAFQSDVRVGLMTYDSRIHLYDLSPALSRPHMLVVTETEDLQLPVREGLLVPLKDCIDSINSVLQRIPLFSAEFEEASGVLLELPVKAGLVVLQELGCPGKLLVFQTAPFTEGTHTHNSSSFFSSNKPKSLFQPPDPAVSLAKECVSQGCGVHLFVFSQQDVGGAWPGHVPYLTGGELHCYHSLQGELDRERFSSDLRRTVETETGYRATLRVHVSKDLRVSGCYGSFVPGPNPAHVTMATLDWRTTLAVELTHSRALDEKRGVVVQTVLSYTSQQGERRTRVHSLSLCCSHHLLDTFCNCQAQTLLTFYCKKMYCAVLERPLQELRGELQTEVTESLACYRKHCSSSSVSPGQLVLPQHLKTLPVYLNGLS is encoded by the exons ATGGACATTCCAGCTGCCAATCAGAGCTACGGATATGGCGGGCAGCCCGGGGTGTGTCATAATGGCTGGTCAGCAACCACACCCCCGACCGGTCTTGGATGTTCCGCTGCCCAAGGACTCTCCAGTGACCCTCTACCCAGCTTACAGGGTCTGAACCTGGGCCCAGCCTCACACCAGAGTCCCTCTAATAACATCCCTCAATCCATGGCTCAGTTACAGTACTCACACCAGGGCTGTCTCAGCAGGCTTCCTACGCCCCCATTTAGGAACCAATCACCTTCAGCTCTTATACCATGCCTGAATCAAGAGCCTCACATTCCACATGTACACATGGGTAATTATATTTCCTACAACATTCCTCCACCATCAACACTCCTCCCTCTGAAACAAGGTCCGCCAGCTAGTGGGACGATACCGTCTTCAAACCAGGGTCCCCAGAATActgtctctcctccagtctcttcctctcctccatatCCTCCATATCCGTATGCAAACCAAGGCTTTGTGAATGGCCCTCCGTTGATGTTGACAAGTCCAAACCAAGGCTTTGTGAAGGGTCCTCCGTTGATGTTGACAAGTCCAAACCAAGGCTTTGTGAATGGCCCTCCGTTGATGTTGACAAGTCCAAACCAAGGCTTTGTGAATGGCCCTCCTGTGACGTTGACAAGTCCAAACCAAGGCTTTGTGAAGGGCCCTCCTGTGACATTGACAAGTCCAAACCAAGGCTTTGTGAAGGGCCCTCGTGTGACGTTGACAAGTCCAAACCAAGGCTTTGTGAATGGCCCTGCAGTGACGTTGACAAGTCCAAACCAAGGCTTTGTGAAGGGCCCTCCTGTGATGTTGACAAGTCCAAACCAAGGACCTCCCAACAGCAGTTTTTCCTCCATGTCACCATGTGGGAGGCAGAGCCAACAGTGTTCACACCCGTATCCTCCACAACTCACCTCACCAGTCCAGCAGCAACCTCAATGGGCCCTGCCTCAGCAACACTATAGTCACAGTG gtgtAATGTACAAGCCTGGTGCCACCTCACATCCTGTACAGGAGGGCACCACCATGCAACCG TCCTGTCCGTCTCTGGGGGACAGTGGGGTGTCCGGCCCCAGCTCACCTATCTCAGAGTCACGCTATGGCCTACACCCTCAGCTTCTACCCAGCGCT gtGCGTATGatggaggaggacaggacagcgtGGGAGGGGAAGGTGTTTGTGTCTGAAcccatctcctctctacctccgcTGGCTACCACAGACTGTGTCATGGAGGACAGAG GTAACTGCAGTCCTCGGTTCATCCTTTCTACCTCCTACTGCATTCCGTGTGAGGGCCAGACGGCCCTCCAGAGCCACCTACCCCTGGGGGCCCTAGTCAGCCCTCTGGCTAAGCTACACACAGGAGAG CGccccctgtctgtgtgtatggAGGCAGACACTGTAAAGGGCTGTGGGGAGTGTGGGGCTTACATGTGTTCAGCTATGGGATGGCAGGACTGTGGACAGAGATTCTACTGCCCATTCTGTGGGAAACTCTGTGAAG ttGGATGGCAGCATTACCAGCCAACACAGGGAGTAGAGGGGAACAGAGTGGACAGAGAGCAGAGACCTGAGCTCAGTCTGGGCTCTTATGAGATACTGGACAGTCAACAGGATGTGCCTGCTGCTGTGTTGCTCCTGGCTGTGGATGTGTCTGCTGCAGCACTGAGAGGAGGACACCTGGAGCTCATCAGTCAGCAGCTACGTTCTCTACTCACATCACTAAatag GGAGGAAGGTGCGTTCCAATCAGATGTCCGTGTGGGGTTGATGACCTATGACAGCCGGATCCACCTCTATGACCTCAGCCCTGCCCTGTCCCGCCCACACATGCTGGTCGTCACGGAGACGGAGGACCTGCAGCTTCCTGTGAGGGAGGGGCTTCTGGTTCCACTCAAAGACTGCATAGACAGTATCAACAG TGTCCTGCAGCGTATCCCTCTGTTCAGTGCAGAGTTTGAGGAGGCCAGTGGCGTTCTCCTGGAGCTGCCTGTCAAGGCTGGACTGGTCGTTCTACAG GAGTTGGGTTGTCCTGGCAAGCTGCTGGTCTTCCAAACTGCTCCCTTCAccgaggggacacacacacacaactcctctAGCTTCTTCAGCTCCAACAAACcaaag TCTCTGTTTCAGCCTCCGGACCCTGCTGTCTCATTGGCTAAGGAGTGTGTCAGTCAGGGCTGTGGCGTGCACCTGTTTGTGTTCTCCCAGCAGGATGTGGGCGGGGCTTGGCCGGGACATGTTCCTTACCTGACAGGTGGAGAGCTGCACTGCTACCACAGTCTCCAG GGAGAGTTGGACAGGGAGCGTTTCAGCAGTGACCTGAGGAGGACTGTAGAGACAGAGACGGGCTATAGGGCCACACTCAGGGTACATGTCAGTAAAG ATCTGCGCGTGTCAGGGTGTTATGGCTCATTCGTCCCCGGGCCCAACCCCGCCCACGTCACCATGGCAACCCTTGATTGGCGTACGACACTGGCCGTTGAGTTAACACACAGCAGAGCTCTGGACGAAAAGAGGGGCGTGGTCGTACAG ACCGTCCTGTCCTACACCAgccagcagggagagaggaggaccagggtccacagtctgtctctgtgctgCTCACACCACCTACTGGACACCTTCTGTAACTGCCAGGCCCAGACTCTGCTCACCTTCTACTGCAAGAAGA TGTACTGTGCCGTGTTGGAGCGCCCTCTACAGGAGCTGAGAGGGGAACTGCAGACAGAGGTGACAGAGTCCTTGGCCTGCTATAGGAAACACTGCAGCTCCTCCTCTGTGTCCCCGGGACAG